A portion of the Coriobacteriia bacterium genome contains these proteins:
- a CDS encoding sodium:solute symporter, with protein MFVKILLIIIFIAIAVGVGIYTRRAASRDVDGFILGGRNVGPWLSAFAYGTAYFSAVVFIGYAGQFGWKYGMAATWAGIGNAVIGSLLAWWVLGPRTREVTQRLKASTMPEFFGKRYQSKGLRIASAAIIFVFLIPYTASVYNGLSRLFTMAFGVPYEWCVIGMAVVTCIYVVLGGYMATVVNDFLQGIVMLVGITAVIIAVLQTQGGLSEAVVQLSQIQAPGTEQLGAFTSFLGPDFLNLMGVVILTSLGTWGLPQMVQKFYAIKSGPAIKQGAIISTVFAFVIAGGSYFLGGFGQLFGDQIAYAANGTPVYDSIIPTMLSNLPDFLIGLVIVLVLSASMSTLSSLVLTSSSVLTLDLIKGNIVKDMNEKKQIVWIRALLVVFVAISALIAVFQYQSSVTWIAQLMGISWGALAGAFLGPMLWGLYSKRISKAAVWASFIVGVGLTTVNMIMGFVGTPLIASPINAGAIAMILSIIIVPVVSLFTRAVPFEVNPPSPESGTDRELYAEIEAMPDAKASTRREIVAGANVEEIELLDQEQDEKKRE; from the coding sequence ATGTTCGTCAAAATACTACTCATCATCATATTCATAGCCATCGCGGTTGGCGTCGGCATCTACACGCGCCGTGCCGCCTCACGCGATGTCGACGGCTTCATTCTCGGTGGTCGTAACGTCGGTCCTTGGCTTTCGGCCTTCGCCTACGGCACCGCCTACTTCAGCGCCGTCGTGTTCATCGGCTACGCTGGCCAATTTGGCTGGAAGTACGGCATGGCCGCGACCTGGGCGGGTATTGGCAACGCCGTGATTGGCAGTTTGCTTGCCTGGTGGGTGCTCGGTCCGCGCACGCGCGAGGTCACGCAGCGACTCAAGGCCTCGACCATGCCCGAGTTCTTCGGCAAGCGCTACCAGAGCAAGGGACTGCGAATCGCATCGGCAGCCATCATCTTCGTGTTCCTCATCCCCTACACCGCGTCGGTATACAATGGCCTGTCGCGTCTGTTCACGATGGCGTTCGGCGTACCCTACGAGTGGTGTGTCATCGGCATGGCCGTCGTGACATGCATATACGTCGTGTTGGGCGGTTACATGGCCACGGTCGTCAACGACTTTCTGCAGGGCATCGTCATGCTCGTCGGTATCACGGCCGTCATCATCGCGGTTCTGCAAACGCAGGGAGGACTTTCCGAAGCCGTCGTTCAGCTTTCCCAGATTCAGGCACCAGGTACCGAACAGCTGGGTGCCTTCACGAGCTTCCTCGGCCCCGATTTCCTCAACTTGATGGGTGTCGTCATCCTGACATCGCTTGGCACCTGGGGCCTGCCGCAGATGGTGCAGAAGTTCTATGCCATCAAGTCTGGTCCGGCCATCAAGCAGGGCGCCATCATCTCCACGGTCTTCGCTTTCGTAATCGCCGGTGGCAGCTACTTCCTCGGTGGCTTCGGCCAGCTCTTCGGCGACCAGATCGCCTATGCTGCCAACGGCACGCCGGTCTACGACTCCATCATCCCGACGATGCTGTCGAACTTGCCCGATTTCCTCATCGGCCTCGTCATTGTGCTCGTGCTCTCGGCGTCGATGAGCACGCTGTCTTCGCTCGTGCTCACCTCGAGCTCGGTGCTCACGCTCGACCTCATCAAGGGTAACATCGTCAAGGACATGAACGAGAAGAAGCAAATCGTCTGGATTCGCGCGCTACTTGTCGTCTTCGTGGCCATCTCCGCTCTTATCGCGGTGTTCCAGTACCAAAGTTCCGTAACTTGGATTGCACAGCTCATGGGCATTTCCTGGGGTGCTTTGGCCGGCGCCTTCCTCGGCCCGATGCTGTGGGGTCTGTACAGCAAGCGCATCAGCAAGGCCGCCGTGTGGGCGAGTTTCATCGTCGGTGTGGGCCTGACGACCGTGAACATGATCATGGGCTTTGTCGGCACGCCGCTCATTGCTTCCCCCATCAATGCCGGTGCCATCGCGATGATTCTCTCGATCATCATCGTGCCGGTCGTGAGCTTGTTCACCAGGGCAGTGCCCTTCGAGGTCAATCCGCCGAGTCCCGAGTCCGGTACCGATCGCGAGCTCTATGCCGAGATCGAGGCGATGCCCGATGCAAAGGCAAGCACGCGTCGCGAGATCGTCGCGGGCGCCAATGTCGAGGAGATCGAGCTTCTCGATCAGGAGCAAGATGAGAAGAAACGCGAGTAG